The following proteins are encoded in a genomic region of Arthrobacter jiangjiafuii:
- a CDS encoding MFS transporter — protein sequence MSVFVIFALNGLIFASWAARIPAAAESLGIGAGGVGLLLLFSAVGSVCSLPLAGSVAQRIGTAGAVRVGGLTTSAASLIIAASLFWPNVPLAAGGLLLFGAGIGLWDVAMNLEGAEVERHLRRTVMPKFHAAFSGGAFIGAMIGAGLSAAGISLSLHLLGILTLATVLVLAVPRNFLPDPVPAHDDGGTQAAAPSRFAAWKEGRTLLIGVVVLGAALTEGAANDWVAKATVDGLGSSETAGALMFGIFVAAMTVTRWFGARLIDRLGRVPALRICMSASLAGLLLFVLAPNLLLAAVGAVFWGIGAALGFPMGMSAAGEDPAHAASRVSVVSTIGYMAFFVGPPVLGFVGELWGVRNALLLVGAAMLLSILFAPAAAERDKDRAVSAAS from the coding sequence ATGTCCGTCTTCGTGATCTTCGCGCTCAACGGCCTCATCTTCGCCAGCTGGGCCGCCCGCATCCCGGCGGCGGCCGAATCCCTTGGCATCGGTGCCGGCGGCGTGGGGCTGCTGCTGCTGTTCTCGGCCGTGGGGTCGGTCTGCTCACTGCCGTTGGCCGGATCCGTAGCCCAGCGCATCGGCACCGCCGGCGCAGTGCGCGTGGGCGGTCTGACGACGTCGGCCGCGTCCCTGATCATTGCCGCCTCCCTGTTCTGGCCCAACGTGCCGCTGGCAGCCGGCGGCCTGCTGTTGTTCGGGGCGGGCATCGGGCTGTGGGACGTGGCGATGAACCTCGAGGGCGCGGAGGTGGAACGGCACCTGCGCCGCACCGTGATGCCCAAGTTCCACGCGGCCTTCAGCGGCGGCGCATTTATCGGCGCCATGATTGGCGCCGGGCTGTCCGCCGCCGGGATTTCACTGTCGCTGCACCTGCTGGGGATCCTCACGCTGGCTACCGTTCTGGTGCTGGCAGTGCCGCGGAACTTCCTGCCTGATCCGGTGCCAGCGCACGACGACGGCGGCACACAGGCCGCGGCGCCGTCGCGGTTTGCGGCCTGGAAGGAGGGGCGCACGCTGCTGATCGGGGTGGTGGTGCTGGGCGCTGCCCTCACCGAAGGAGCGGCCAACGACTGGGTGGCGAAGGCCACCGTGGACGGGCTGGGATCCAGCGAAACCGCCGGCGCGCTGATGTTCGGCATCTTCGTGGCGGCGATGACCGTCACCCGCTGGTTCGGTGCCCGGCTGATTGACCGGCTGGGACGGGTTCCCGCCCTGCGGATCTGCATGAGTGCCTCGCTGGCCGGGCTCCTGCTGTTCGTGCTGGCGCCGAACCTGCTGCTGGCCGCCGTCGGCGCGGTGTTCTGGGGCATCGGTGCCGCGCTGGGCTTTCCGATGGGCATGTCCGCCGCCGGCGAGGATCCGGCCCACGCGGCAAGCCGCGTGTCAGTGGTGTCCACGATTGGCTACATGGCGTTCTTCGTCGGCCCGCCCGTGCTCGGTTTCGTCGGGGAGCTGTGGGGCGTGCGCAACGCGCTGCTGCTGGTGGGTGCCGCAATGCTGCTTTCCATCCTGTTTGCCCCCGCGGCGGCGGAACGGGACAAGGACAGGGCAGTATCGGCCGCCTCCTGA
- a CDS encoding ABC-F family ATP-binding cassette domain-containing protein, with product MAHLDVSNIDYFLSDGRQLLNGVSFKVGDGHKTALIGPNGTGKTTLLRIIAEDIKADEGTVAKSGSMGIMRQFVGQVRDDSTVRDLLVSAAPPALAAAARAVDAAELAMMEHDDEPTQMRYATAIADWGDAGGYEQETVWDEVTMAALGLSFDRAQYRKASTLSGGEQKRLVLEALFSGPDELLLLDEPDNYLDVPGKRWLEAKLAESKKSVLFVSHDRELLDNAATRIVTLEPGINGASAWIHGGGFSSYVTAREDRNARFEELRRRWDEEHLKLKELVNMYKNKAAFRSDMANRYQAAQTRLAKFLEAGPPEALPIEQNVKMRLRGGRTAKRAVVAQKLELTGLMKPFSTEIWFGDRVGVLGSNGSGKSHFLRLLAAGGTDPEKEHEPVSEVEIAPVPHEGSVKLGARIRPGFFAQTMMRPDLLGKTLLDILHRGDDHRSGLGREAAAGALDRYGLAASSEQKYDSLSGGQQARLQILLLELSGATLLLLDEPTDNLDLHSAEALEKAIDAFEGTVLAVTHDRWFARSFDRFLVFGSDGKVYESETPVWDEKRVVRAR from the coding sequence GTGGCTCATCTCGACGTATCCAACATTGACTATTTCCTCTCCGACGGCCGGCAGCTGCTCAACGGCGTCAGCTTCAAGGTGGGGGACGGGCACAAAACCGCCCTGATCGGGCCCAACGGCACCGGCAAGACCACGCTGCTGCGCATCATTGCCGAGGACATCAAGGCGGACGAAGGCACCGTGGCCAAATCCGGGTCCATGGGCATCATGCGCCAGTTCGTGGGCCAGGTCCGCGACGACAGCACCGTCCGGGACCTGCTGGTCTCCGCCGCACCGCCGGCGCTGGCCGCCGCGGCCAGGGCCGTGGATGCCGCCGAGCTGGCCATGATGGAGCACGACGACGAACCCACCCAGATGCGTTACGCCACCGCCATCGCGGACTGGGGCGACGCCGGGGGCTACGAGCAGGAGACGGTCTGGGACGAGGTCACCATGGCAGCCCTGGGGCTGTCCTTTGACCGGGCCCAGTACCGCAAGGCCTCCACCCTTTCCGGCGGCGAGCAGAAGCGGCTGGTCCTGGAGGCCCTGTTCTCCGGCCCCGACGAACTGCTGCTCCTGGATGAGCCGGACAACTACCTCGACGTTCCCGGCAAGCGCTGGCTGGAGGCCAAACTGGCCGAATCCAAAAAATCGGTCCTGTTCGTCAGCCATGACCGCGAACTGCTGGATAACGCCGCCACCCGCATTGTCACCCTGGAGCCCGGGATCAACGGTGCCTCGGCCTGGATCCACGGCGGCGGCTTCAGCAGCTACGTCACCGCCCGCGAGGACCGCAACGCCCGGTTCGAGGAGCTGCGCCGGCGCTGGGACGAGGAGCACCTGAAGCTCAAGGAACTCGTCAACATGTACAAGAACAAGGCCGCGTTCCGCTCCGACATGGCCAACCGCTACCAGGCCGCGCAGACCCGGCTGGCGAAGTTCCTCGAGGCGGGCCCGCCCGAAGCACTGCCGATCGAGCAGAACGTCAAGATGCGGCTGCGCGGCGGACGCACCGCCAAGCGCGCCGTCGTCGCGCAGAAGCTCGAACTGACCGGCCTGATGAAGCCCTTCAGCACCGAAATCTGGTTCGGCGACCGGGTGGGCGTGCTGGGCTCCAACGGCTCCGGCAAGTCACACTTCCTGCGGCTGCTGGCCGCTGGCGGCACGGATCCGGAGAAGGAACACGAGCCGGTGTCGGAGGTGGAAATCGCTCCGGTTCCGCACGAGGGCTCGGTGAAGCTCGGCGCCCGCATCCGTCCCGGCTTCTTCGCGCAGACCATGATGCGCCCGGACCTGCTCGGCAAAACCCTGCTGGACATCCTGCACCGCGGCGACGACCACCGTTCCGGCCTGGGCCGGGAGGCAGCCGCCGGCGCCCTGGACCGGTACGGGCTGGCTGCGTCCTCGGAGCAGAAATACGATTCCCTCTCCGGCGGGCAGCAGGCCCGGCTGCAGATCCTGCTGCTGGAACTCTCCGGCGCCACCCTGCTGCTGCTGGATGAACCGACCGACAACCTGGACCTGCATTCGGCTGAAGCGCTGGAAAAGGCCATCGACGCGTTTGAGGGCACGGTGCTGGCCGTGACCCACGACCGCTGGTTCGCCCGCAGTTTCGACCGGTTCCTGGTCTTCGGCTCCGACGGAAAGGTCTACGAGTCCGAAACCCCGGTCTGGGACGAAAAGCGCGTCGTCCGCGCCCGCTAA
- a CDS encoding putative quinol monooxygenase translates to MIFITVKFNVLPEWTERWPELTAGFTAATRAEPGNLWFDWSRSLENPNEFVLVEAFKDDAAAAHVQSDHFQQAMKDMVVALAETPKIINTTIEGEEWSRMGELTVE, encoded by the coding sequence ATGATCTTCATAACCGTCAAATTCAACGTGCTGCCCGAGTGGACCGAGCGCTGGCCGGAACTGACCGCCGGCTTCACCGCTGCCACCCGCGCCGAGCCCGGCAACCTCTGGTTCGACTGGTCGCGCAGCCTGGAAAACCCCAACGAGTTTGTGCTGGTCGAGGCCTTCAAGGACGACGCCGCCGCCGCCCACGTGCAGAGCGATCACTTCCAGCAGGCAATGAAGGACATGGTTGTTGCCCTGGCCGAAACCCCGAAGATCATCAACACCACCATCGAGGGTGAAGAGTGGTCCCGGATGGGCGAGCTGACGGTGGAGTAG
- a CDS encoding phytoene desaturase family protein yields MSDVSVVGTGPNGLAAALVMARAGLSVRVFETEPTVGGGSRTKELLEPGHRYDVCSAVHPMALASPFFRRFGLADRIRLTVPEISYAHPLDGGDAGLAYRDLDRTVQGLGDDGGAFDALMRPLVRRSEAITDLLMSPLFRAYRQPVAGALFGRAALEQGTRLWNRRFSGARAPALLTGVAAHPVGRMPSLPSAGGGLLLSLLAHTVGWPIPVGGSQAIADAMADDVQAHGGEVVTGRRIASLDEVADSRAVILDVSPSVLLQLGGDRLVPRYARALERFRYGNAACKVDFILSGPVPWANGGVRQAGTVHVGGRREELAAAEAQVAAGRHPEKPYVLLSQPSSFDPSRAPAGRHILWTYCHVPAGSTVDMTEAVTAQIERFAPGFRDVVVRSQVTTAADLARYNENYVGGDFGGGAVTLAQMLIRPVLSAKPWRTSVPGVYLSSASTPPGPGVHGMGGLHAAELALKDVFGLPVPDLAPA; encoded by the coding sequence ATGAGTGACGTCAGCGTGGTCGGAACCGGTCCCAACGGACTGGCTGCTGCGCTCGTCATGGCCCGGGCCGGGTTGTCGGTACGGGTGTTTGAAACCGAACCCACCGTGGGCGGCGGCAGCCGGACCAAGGAGCTGCTGGAACCCGGGCACCGGTACGACGTTTGCTCCGCGGTGCATCCCATGGCCCTGGCCTCGCCGTTCTTCCGCCGGTTTGGCCTCGCAGACCGCATCAGGCTGACCGTCCCGGAGATTTCCTACGCCCATCCACTCGACGGCGGCGATGCCGGGCTGGCCTACCGTGACCTGGATCGGACCGTGCAGGGCCTGGGGGACGACGGCGGCGCCTTCGACGCCCTGATGCGGCCGTTGGTGCGGCGCAGCGAGGCTATTACCGACCTGCTCATGTCTCCGCTGTTCCGCGCCTACCGGCAACCGGTGGCCGGAGCCCTTTTTGGCCGGGCTGCCCTCGAACAGGGAACCAGACTGTGGAACCGGAGGTTTTCCGGAGCCAGGGCGCCGGCCCTGCTGACCGGTGTGGCGGCGCATCCGGTGGGGCGGATGCCCTCGCTGCCCTCGGCCGGCGGCGGCCTGCTGCTCTCCCTGCTGGCGCACACGGTGGGCTGGCCCATTCCCGTCGGCGGCTCGCAGGCGATAGCGGACGCGATGGCCGACGACGTGCAGGCGCACGGCGGCGAGGTGGTCACTGGGCGCCGGATTGCATCACTGGACGAGGTGGCGGACTCCCGCGCCGTCATCCTGGATGTTTCCCCGTCGGTGCTCCTGCAGCTCGGCGGTGACCGGCTGGTCCCGCGCTATGCCCGCGCCCTGGAACGGTTCCGTTACGGCAACGCGGCCTGCAAGGTGGATTTCATTCTGTCCGGCCCGGTGCCCTGGGCCAACGGGGGCGTGCGGCAGGCCGGCACCGTGCACGTGGGCGGGCGGCGTGAGGAACTGGCGGCGGCCGAGGCGCAGGTTGCTGCGGGCCGGCATCCGGAGAAGCCCTACGTCCTGTTGTCCCAGCCGAGCAGCTTCGATCCCTCCCGGGCGCCGGCCGGCCGGCATATCCTCTGGACCTACTGCCACGTTCCGGCCGGTTCCACGGTGGACATGACCGAGGCAGTCACCGCGCAGATTGAACGCTTCGCGCCCGGCTTCCGTGACGTCGTCGTGCGTTCACAGGTGACGACGGCGGCGGACCTGGCCCGCTACAACGAGAACTACGTGGGCGGGGACTTCGGCGGCGGTGCCGTGACGCTCGCCCAGATGCTGATCCGGCCGGTCCTCTCGGCCAAGCCGTGGCGCACGTCCGTCCCCGGGGTTTACCTCAGCTCTGCCTCCACGCCGCCCGGCCCGGGAGTGCACGGCATGGGCGGCCTCCATGCGGCAGAGCTGGCGTTGAAGGATGTCTTTGGCCTGCCGGTACCGGATCTCGCACCGGCCTAG
- a CDS encoding lipid II:glycine glycyltransferase FemX has protein sequence MSHVPYRFEQLNQKEFEALAAAHPYVVIPLEQTPYWADFERKLGRTPYGIWAYYDGDKLVATASYLRSDRRLRPSLVVVNGPTWFAERTDTAEARLVATVQEQFRDDPAVDPLYIRMQVLYPQAPVSGPLEHGWYEREIVVDLTPDTEAIFASFRSNARNLIRKAEKLGVKVVPIERKRWAEVFRTELYPIMQETAARDGFSSFESTFYETLLTELGDHLRLMVAYMDGEAVSWLITTEYRGYSVYYFAASSHNARKTNAPYLLLWESFKVLKEAGNTACGLTGIVSENYPSLINVTTFKRNFSKTVVTIPTTYDIPLRPQRYALVATALKLRREAPRKLRALPASARALAARTAGRKDPQAPQ, from the coding sequence GTGTCCCACGTTCCTTACCGTTTCGAACAGCTTAACCAGAAAGAATTTGAGGCACTCGCCGCCGCGCACCCCTATGTGGTGATCCCGCTGGAACAAACCCCCTACTGGGCGGACTTTGAACGGAAACTGGGACGCACGCCTTACGGCATCTGGGCCTATTACGACGGCGACAAGCTCGTGGCCACCGCCAGCTACCTGCGCTCGGACCGGCGGCTTCGACCCTCCCTCGTCGTCGTGAACGGCCCCACCTGGTTCGCCGAACGCACCGATACGGCCGAGGCCCGCCTGGTCGCCACGGTGCAGGAGCAGTTCCGCGACGATCCGGCCGTTGACCCGCTCTACATCCGCATGCAGGTGCTCTATCCGCAGGCGCCGGTATCCGGTCCGCTGGAGCACGGCTGGTACGAGCGCGAGATCGTGGTTGACCTGACCCCGGACACGGAAGCGATCTTCGCCTCCTTCCGCTCCAACGCCCGGAACCTGATCCGCAAGGCGGAGAAGCTCGGCGTGAAGGTCGTTCCGATCGAGCGGAAGCGCTGGGCCGAGGTCTTCCGCACCGAGCTCTACCCGATCATGCAGGAAACGGCTGCCCGGGACGGGTTCTCCAGTTTTGAGTCGACCTTCTACGAGACGCTCCTCACCGAACTCGGGGACCACCTGCGCCTGATGGTGGCCTACATGGATGGGGAGGCGGTGTCCTGGCTGATCACCACCGAGTACCGCGGCTACTCCGTCTACTACTTCGCTGCCAGCTCGCACAACGCCCGCAAGACCAACGCGCCCTACCTCCTTCTCTGGGAGTCATTCAAGGTCCTTAAGGAAGCCGGCAACACCGCGTGCGGCCTCACCGGAATCGTCAGCGAAAACTACCCAAGCCTGATCAACGTCACCACGTTCAAGCGGAATTTTTCCAAGACCGTGGTCACCATTCCCACCACCTATGACATCCCGCTGCGCCCGCAGCGGTACGCTCTGGTAGCAACGGCTCTGAAGCTGCGGCGCGAGGCGCCCCGGAAGCTCCGCGCCCTGCCCGCCTCCGCCAGGGCGCTTGCCGCCAGGACCGCCGGACGGAAGGACCCACAGGCACCCCAATGA
- a CDS encoding glycosyltransferase family 87 protein, translating to MEPRSRRRPLRIVVPSRNDPLLKKLTAGVGGPLGRHTAPGIVSPGFFTIARVLILLTTAAAVMAVLVKTPCRSGGWSVPGHFYAACYSDWPVLFESRSLSEGVVPFLTPGSVFEYPVLLGLLAGGAALLVPAGGDPAARALAYFDLNAALAVLAWLATVMATLRMTNRRPWDAAMVAVAPAMILSVFINWDIWAVLLATMGMLAFARDRPVAAGVLIGLGTALKLYPVLILGAVLVLALRTLRLRPALLAFGAAAAAWLVVNLPFMLSDFTGWRYFLTYTEERPAGFSSVWFAWNLMAGRLGAAEAGPEAINFWAWFLFAAACAGIALLTLTAKRRPRLAQLAFLIVAAFILANKVYSPQFVLWLIPLAALARPRWADFLAWQFFEVLHWWAVWMYLGALTSGGDARHNIEAAYYVWAVAGHVLATAFLMARIVTDILYPEEDPVRRRGVDDPQGGPFNGAPDRWVLRRGPTADQVP from the coding sequence ATGGAGCCCAGATCCCGTCGCCGGCCGCTGCGGATTGTGGTGCCCAGCCGCAATGATCCACTGCTGAAAAAACTCACTGCGGGCGTGGGTGGCCCGCTTGGCCGGCACACTGCTCCGGGCATCGTCAGCCCGGGATTTTTCACCATCGCGCGGGTGCTGATTCTCCTGACCACTGCCGCCGCGGTGATGGCCGTCCTGGTGAAGACCCCCTGCCGCAGCGGCGGCTGGAGTGTTCCCGGCCATTTCTACGCCGCGTGCTACTCGGACTGGCCGGTCCTGTTCGAATCGCGCTCCCTGTCTGAAGGTGTCGTTCCGTTCCTCACCCCGGGCAGTGTTTTTGAATACCCGGTGCTGCTGGGGCTGCTGGCCGGCGGCGCCGCGCTGCTGGTACCCGCCGGTGGCGATCCGGCCGCCCGCGCCCTGGCCTACTTCGACCTCAACGCGGCCCTGGCCGTCCTGGCGTGGCTGGCGACCGTGATGGCCACCCTGCGCATGACCAACCGCAGGCCGTGGGATGCTGCCATGGTGGCGGTGGCGCCCGCGATGATCCTCTCGGTGTTCATCAACTGGGACATCTGGGCGGTGCTGCTGGCGACTATGGGAATGCTGGCCTTCGCCCGGGACCGGCCGGTGGCGGCCGGGGTGCTGATTGGGCTGGGAACGGCGCTGAAGCTCTATCCGGTGCTGATCCTGGGGGCCGTGCTGGTCCTGGCCCTGCGCACGCTGCGCCTGCGGCCAGCCCTGCTGGCCTTTGGCGCCGCAGCGGCCGCCTGGCTGGTCGTGAACCTGCCGTTCATGCTCTCCGACTTCACCGGCTGGCGGTACTTCCTCACCTACACCGAGGAGCGGCCGGCGGGGTTTTCCTCGGTCTGGTTCGCGTGGAACCTGATGGCCGGCCGGCTCGGGGCGGCCGAGGCGGGGCCGGAGGCCATCAACTTCTGGGCCTGGTTCCTGTTCGCCGCGGCCTGCGCGGGCATCGCGCTGCTCACACTCACCGCGAAGCGCCGGCCGCGGCTGGCGCAGCTGGCCTTCCTCATCGTGGCGGCCTTCATCCTGGCCAACAAGGTCTACTCACCCCAGTTTGTGCTCTGGCTGATTCCGCTGGCGGCGCTCGCCCGCCCCCGGTGGGCGGACTTCCTGGCCTGGCAGTTCTTCGAAGTACTGCATTGGTGGGCGGTGTGGATGTACCTCGGGGCGCTGACTTCGGGCGGGGATGCCCGGCACAACATCGAGGCCGCCTACTACGTCTGGGCCGTGGCCGGGCATGTCCTGGCGACCGCATTCCTGATGGCCCGGATCGTGACGGATATCCTCTACCCGGAAGAGGATCCGGTGCGCCGGCGGGGCGTCGACGACCCCCAGGGAGGGCCGTTTAACGGTGCCCCCGACCGCTGGGTGCTGCGGAGGGGACCAACAGCAGATCAGGTACCCTAG